In a genomic window of Candidatus Rokuibacteriota bacterium:
- a CDS encoding ABC transporter ATP-binding protein, with the protein MLEVQDIHTYYADSHILQGVSLGVARGQVVALLGRNGMGKTTLIRSVIGFTPPRSGRVRFAGAEVTRLGSDRIVAMGMALVPQGRRIFPSLTVLENLTVAARARAGGGWTVERVFGLFPRLAERLSHRGNKLSGGEQQMLAIGRALMTNPTLLLMDEPTEGLAPLLVREVGRALTELKAQGLSILLVEQSLPFAVKIADHVHVLSRGRIVHSGTPAALWADEEVKSRYLGL; encoded by the coding sequence ATGCTCGAGGTCCAGGACATCCACACCTATTACGCGGACAGCCACATCCTCCAGGGTGTCTCGCTCGGCGTGGCCCGGGGCCAGGTCGTGGCCCTCCTCGGACGCAATGGCATGGGCAAGACCACGCTGATCCGCTCCGTCATCGGCTTCACGCCGCCCCGCTCGGGGCGCGTGAGGTTCGCCGGCGCCGAGGTCACGCGGCTCGGCTCGGACCGGATCGTGGCCATGGGCATGGCGCTGGTGCCCCAGGGCCGGCGGATCTTCCCGTCGCTGACCGTGCTCGAGAATCTGACCGTGGCGGCCCGGGCCCGCGCGGGCGGGGGCTGGACCGTCGAGCGGGTGTTCGGTCTCTTCCCGCGGCTGGCCGAGCGGCTGTCCCACCGCGGGAACAAGCTCTCCGGCGGCGAGCAGCAGATGCTCGCCATCGGCCGGGCCCTCATGACCAACCCGACGCTCTTGCTGATGGACGAGCCCACCGAGGGGCTGGCGCCGCTCCTCGTGCGCGAGGTGGGCCGGGCCCTGACCGAGCTCAAGGCGCAGGGGCTCTCCATCCTCCTGGTCGAGCAGAGCCTCCCGTTCGCCGTCAAGATCGCCGACCACGTCCACGTGCTGAGCCGGGGCCGCATCGTCCACTCGGGGACGCCCGCGGCGCTCTGGGCCGACGAGGAGGTCAAGTCCCGCTACCTGGGGCTGTAG
- a CDS encoding type II toxin-antitoxin system RelE/ParE family toxin, with protein sequence MASDAPRFIVRPAAEADIEQAALWYELRAIGLGAEFLRAVDVCFEQIRRSPESFQQIYKSARRARIRRFPYVAYFVSTTTGTHVVACIHAKRDPRIWQRRVDR encoded by the coding sequence GTGGCGAGTGACGCGCCACGCTTCATCGTCCGGCCAGCAGCCGAAGCCGACATCGAGCAGGCGGCGCTGTGGTATGAGCTACGCGCCATCGGCCTGGGGGCGGAGTTTCTTCGGGCGGTGGATGTGTGTTTCGAGCAGATTCGGCGCAGTCCCGAAAGCTTCCAGCAGATCTACAAGAGCGCTCGGCGGGCGCGCATCCGGCGCTTCCCGTACGTCGCATACTTCGTCTCGACCACTACGGGTACCCACGTCGTGGCGTGCATACACGCGAAGAGAGATCCGCGGATCTGGCAGCGACGTGTTGACCGCTAG
- a CDS encoding branched-chain amino acid ABC transporter permease, translating into MAGPSRRGGRGAVGLAAAAVLLAAAPPFLSAYALTLLTQALIYAIFAMSLDILLGYTGLPSLGHAAYFGTAAYTVALLATEYRAGFWTCLVAALAAAAVAGALFAPLAIRATGTYFLMITLALGMVVWGLAFRWVSVTKGDNGISGLERPTLGPWSFAGDAAFYYLTLAFFAGAAACLVLVVRSPFGMSLMGIRESEARMRSLGYNVWLHKYLAFVLAAAFGGLAGVLWAYYNGFVSPVEVQLVTSVEALLMVALGGSGTLVGPALGAGLIVFLKNFVSLYTKRWLLILGGVYICVILFAPGGIIGALRGWGALRGWAALRRWRPPGARAT; encoded by the coding sequence ATGGCGGGCCCGTCGCGGCGGGGCGGCCGGGGGGCGGTGGGGCTCGCGGCGGCCGCGGTGCTCCTGGCCGCGGCGCCTCCATTCCTCTCCGCCTATGCGCTGACGCTGCTCACCCAGGCGCTCATCTACGCCATCTTCGCCATGAGCCTCGACATCCTGCTCGGCTACACGGGCTTGCCGTCGCTGGGGCACGCCGCGTACTTCGGGACGGCCGCCTACACGGTGGCCCTCCTGGCCACGGAGTACCGGGCGGGGTTCTGGACCTGCCTCGTGGCGGCGCTGGCGGCGGCCGCGGTCGCCGGCGCTCTCTTCGCGCCGCTGGCCATTCGCGCCACCGGCACCTATTTCCTCATGATCACGCTGGCCCTCGGCATGGTGGTCTGGGGGCTGGCCTTCCGCTGGGTGTCGGTGACCAAGGGAGACAACGGCATCTCGGGGCTCGAGCGGCCCACGCTGGGCCCCTGGTCCTTCGCCGGCGACGCGGCCTTCTACTACCTGACCCTCGCCTTCTTCGCCGGAGCGGCGGCCTGCCTCGTCCTCGTCGTCCGCTCGCCCTTCGGCATGAGCCTCATGGGGATCCGCGAGAGCGAGGCGCGGATGCGGAGCCTCGGCTACAACGTGTGGCTCCACAAGTACCTGGCCTTCGTCCTGGCAGCGGCCTTCGGAGGGCTGGCCGGCGTCCTCTGGGCCTACTACAACGGCTTCGTGAGTCCCGTGGAGGTGCAGCTCGTCACCTCCGTCGAGGCGCTCCTGATGGTCGCCCTCGGCGGGTCGGGGACGCTGGTGGGGCCGGCGCTCGGCGCCGGGCTCATCGTCTTCCTCAAGAACTTCGTCAGCCTCTACACCAAGCGGTGGCTGCTCATCCTGGGCGGCGTCTATATCTGCGTGATCCTCTTCGCCCCCGGCGGCATCATCGGCGCGCTCCGCGGGTGGGGGGCGCTCCGCGGCTGGGCGGCGCTGCGGCGCTGGCGGCCGCCGGGCGCGCGCGCGACATGA
- a CDS encoding branched-chain amino acid ABC transporter permease, with protein sequence MEFWVIQSFNGLSYGALLFLLASGLSLIFGVMRIVNLAHGSYFLLGGYVGLSTVWRTGSFPLALLAGGLAIALVGVAMERLFLQRLHGQVLGQVLMTMGFALIFQDLALLIWGGDPYSLPAPAWLVGSLRAGALVFPIYRLFVIAVAVAIAVALWLFLERTRAGAIIRAAVDDEEMARGVGINVAGVSMGVFGLGAFLAALGGVVGGAFIGVYPGSDFEILPYAFVVVIVGGLGSLQGAIVGSLLVGLLDNFGKALFPELSYFTLFAPMAVILALKPTGLFGRA encoded by the coding sequence ATGGAGTTCTGGGTCATCCAGTCGTTCAATGGCCTCTCCTACGGCGCGCTGCTCTTCCTCCTGGCCAGCGGGCTGTCGCTGATCTTCGGCGTCATGCGGATCGTCAACCTGGCCCATGGTTCCTACTTCCTCCTCGGCGGCTACGTGGGGCTCAGCACCGTGTGGCGCACCGGCAGCTTTCCCCTGGCGCTGCTCGCCGGTGGGCTGGCCATCGCGCTGGTGGGCGTGGCCATGGAGCGGCTCTTCCTGCAGCGGCTGCACGGGCAGGTGCTGGGCCAGGTGCTCATGACCATGGGGTTCGCCCTCATCTTCCAGGACCTGGCACTCCTCATCTGGGGAGGTGACCCGTACTCCCTCCCCGCGCCGGCCTGGCTCGTGGGCTCGCTGCGCGCCGGCGCGCTGGTCTTTCCCATCTACCGCCTCTTCGTGATCGCCGTGGCCGTGGCCATCGCGGTGGCGCTCTGGCTCTTCCTCGAGCGGACGCGCGCCGGTGCCATCATCCGCGCCGCCGTGGACGACGAGGAGATGGCCCGCGGCGTCGGCATCAACGTGGCCGGGGTCTCCATGGGGGTGTTCGGCCTGGGTGCCTTCCTCGCCGCCCTCGGCGGGGTGGTGGGCGGCGCGTTCATCGGCGTCTACCCCGGCTCGGACTTCGAGATCCTGCCCTATGCCTTCGTCGTGGTGATCGTGGGCGGGCTCGGCAGCCTCCAGGGCGCAATCGTCGGCAGCCTCCTCGTGGGGCTCCTCGACAACTTCGGCAAGGCCCTCTTCCCCGAGCTGTCGTACTTCACGCTCTTCGCCCCCATGGCCGTGATCCTCGCCCTCAAGCCCACGGGCCTCTTCGGCCGCGCGTGA
- a CDS encoding addiction module protein produces MRDVEFDFSKLSVAERIQLAEDLWESIPESADISLTDAQKAELDRRLEDLEQHPDAGEPWEVVRARLYGRLKRGE; encoded by the coding sequence ATGCGAGACGTAGAGTTCGACTTCAGCAAGCTGTCGGTCGCCGAGCGCATCCAACTGGCCGAGGACCTCTGGGAGAGCATCCCCGAATCCGCCGACATTTCCCTCACCGATGCTCAGAAGGCGGAGCTGGATCGGCGGCTGGAAGATCTCGAGCAGCATCCCGATGCCGGAGAACCCTGGGAGGTGGTCCGGGCCCGTCTGTACGGGCGCCTGAAACGTGGCGAGTGA
- a CDS encoding ABC transporter substrate-binding protein: MRRMLGIAALLVAGVLLLAPAASWAQKGPIKVGLLVPQTGPLAANGKDMINGLELFFEEQKYRLAGREIKLIIEDDEGKPATGLTKARSLVEGQGVHLVTGPLSAAVGYAVAPYIDGKKVPAIYPIVSGEDITQRKRSPYIVRVGWSSAQPSHPFGKWVYDNLKYKKIAMIGYDFAFGWEVAAGFHRSFEEAGGQVVQKLWPPLGTADFGPYLAQLKRDVDAVYAVFSGADALRFAKQYAEAGLKQRLPLIGGGTFTDEHVLRSMGDEALGIVTALHYSAALATPGNRKFAQAYEAKYKQIPSYYSEGTYVAGVALKAALGATGGDIESVDKFLAALRRVDLSDAPRGPMRFDDYGNPIQNIYVRKVEKVGGRLQNTVIHTFPKVSQFWTYKAEEYLKNPVYSRDYPPCKSC, translated from the coding sequence ATGCGAAGGATGCTGGGAATCGCCGCACTGCTCGTGGCCGGTGTGCTGCTGCTGGCGCCCGCGGCGAGCTGGGCCCAGAAGGGGCCCATCAAGGTGGGGCTGCTCGTCCCGCAGACCGGGCCCCTCGCCGCCAACGGCAAGGACATGATCAACGGCCTCGAGCTCTTCTTCGAGGAGCAGAAGTACCGGCTGGCAGGACGCGAGATCAAGCTCATCATCGAGGACGACGAGGGGAAGCCCGCCACCGGGCTGACCAAGGCGCGCTCGCTCGTCGAGGGGCAGGGCGTGCATCTCGTCACCGGGCCGCTCAGCGCCGCGGTGGGCTACGCCGTGGCGCCCTACATCGACGGGAAGAAAGTGCCGGCGATCTACCCCATCGTGTCCGGCGAGGACATCACCCAGCGCAAGCGCAGTCCCTATATCGTGCGGGTGGGGTGGTCCAGCGCCCAGCCCTCCCATCCCTTCGGCAAGTGGGTGTACGACAACCTCAAGTACAAGAAGATCGCGATGATCGGCTACGACTTCGCCTTCGGCTGGGAGGTGGCGGCGGGCTTCCACAGGAGCTTCGAGGAGGCGGGCGGGCAGGTGGTGCAGAAGCTCTGGCCGCCGCTCGGCACGGCCGACTTCGGGCCCTACCTGGCCCAGCTCAAGCGGGACGTGGACGCGGTCTACGCGGTGTTCTCGGGCGCCGACGCCCTCCGCTTCGCCAAGCAGTACGCCGAGGCGGGGCTCAAGCAGCGGCTGCCCCTGATCGGCGGCGGCACCTTCACCGACGAGCATGTGCTGCGCAGCATGGGCGACGAGGCCCTCGGCATCGTCACCGCGCTCCACTACTCGGCCGCGCTGGCCACGCCCGGCAACCGGAAGTTCGCCCAGGCCTACGAGGCCAAGTACAAGCAGATCCCGTCCTATTACTCCGAGGGCACCTATGTCGCCGGCGTGGCGCTCAAGGCCGCGCTCGGGGCCACGGGCGGCGACATCGAGAGCGTGGACAAGTTCCTGGCGGCGCTCCGGCGCGTGGACCTCTCGGACGCGCCCCGCGGCCCCATGCGCTTCGACGACTACGGTAATCCCATCCAGAACATCTACGTCCGCAAGGTCGAGAAGGTCGGCGGGCGGCTCCAGAACACGGTGATCCACACCTTCCCGAAGGTGTCGCAGTTCTGGACCTACAAGGCGGAGGAGTACCTGAAGAACCCCGTCTACTCCCGCGACTACCCGCCGTGCAAGTCCTGCTGA
- a CDS encoding NAD(P)-dependent oxidoreductase, which yields MATVGLVGLGLLGHAVASRLRAGGHAVVGYDVVPERVEALAALGGRGAGSVAEVARASEAVCTLLPSLSTVEEAILGPAGILSSAPSGQTVIQMSTISPALTERLARETAGRGLSFLDAPISGTSAMVERGEGLCLLGGERAVFDRWRPVLETVLRSVYVGAAGQAMVVKLAANLLVAVNTLAAAEALLMMERAGLAPDVVFEILTGGAASSRMLEVRGPLIIRRDFPAQMKLELFMKDLHLIQDAAAAVGAPVPLTDVAERLYAAASAGGHGAEDLSVVVRALEALTRGTPGEGTARGPAVDP from the coding sequence ATGGCGACCGTCGGCCTGGTCGGCCTCGGTCTCCTCGGCCACGCCGTGGCCTCCCGCCTGCGGGCGGGGGGCCACGCGGTGGTCGGCTACGACGTCGTCCCCGAGCGCGTGGAGGCGCTCGCCGCGCTCGGCGGGCGGGGGGCGGGCTCGGTCGCCGAGGTCGCGCGGGCCTCGGAGGCAGTGTGCACGCTGCTGCCCTCGCTCAGCACCGTGGAGGAGGCGATCCTCGGCCCGGCGGGGATCCTCTCCTCGGCGCCCTCCGGGCAGACGGTGATCCAGATGAGCACGATCTCGCCCGCGCTCACCGAGCGCCTGGCCCGCGAGACGGCCGGCCGGGGTCTCTCGTTTCTCGACGCGCCGATCAGCGGCACCAGCGCCATGGTGGAGCGCGGCGAGGGCCTCTGCCTCCTGGGCGGGGAGCGCGCGGTATTCGACCGCTGGCGGCCGGTGCTCGAGACGGTCTTGCGCAGCGTGTACGTGGGCGCCGCCGGCCAGGCCATGGTGGTGAAGCTCGCCGCCAACCTGCTGGTGGCCGTCAACACCCTGGCCGCTGCCGAGGCGTTGCTCATGATGGAGCGCGCGGGCCTCGCCCCCGACGTGGTGTTCGAGATCCTGACGGGTGGCGCCGCCTCCTCCCGCATGCTCGAGGTGCGTGGCCCGCTCATCATCCGGCGCGACTTCCCGGCCCAGATGAAGCTCGAGCTGTTCATGAAGGACCTGCACCTCATCCAGGACGCGGCGGCCGCGGTGGGCGCGCCGGTGCCGCTGACGGACGTGGCCGAGCGCCTCTACGCGGCGGCCAGCGCCGGCGGCCACGGCGCCGAGGACCTGTCGGTGGTGGTGCGGGCGCTCGAGGCCCTGACGCGCGGCACGCCAGGGGAGGGGACCGCGCGGGGCCCTGCAGTCGATCCGTAG
- a CDS encoding ABC transporter ATP-binding protein → MSQAEALALSALTKVFGGLEAVGGVDLSVRPGERRAIIGPNGAGKTTLFNLISGDLTPSGGRITLFGRDVTRLPAFRRAALGLARTFQITALFPRLSVLENMLLAAQALEPTKLVFHRPLRSYRRLHARARAVLDSVGLAGKEAETVRNLSHGEQRQLEVALALAGRPRLLLLDEPTAGLSPAESQMMSALLRGLDPAMTILIIEHDMDVAFGLADRVMVLHNGRVVADGTREAVRADPLVAQIYLGTD, encoded by the coding sequence ATGAGCCAGGCAGAGGCCCTTGCCCTGTCGGCCCTCACGAAGGTCTTCGGCGGGCTCGAGGCCGTCGGCGGCGTGGACCTCTCGGTTCGCCCGGGGGAGCGGCGCGCCATCATCGGTCCCAACGGCGCGGGGAAGACCACGCTCTTCAACCTCATCAGCGGGGATCTGACGCCCTCCGGCGGGCGCATCACGCTCTTCGGCCGGGACGTCACGCGCCTGCCGGCGTTCCGGCGGGCGGCCCTGGGCCTGGCCCGCACCTTCCAGATCACGGCGCTCTTCCCGCGCCTGAGCGTGCTGGAGAACATGCTGCTGGCGGCCCAGGCCCTCGAGCCGACGAAGCTCGTCTTCCACCGGCCGCTCCGCTCCTACCGGCGCCTGCATGCGCGTGCCCGCGCCGTCCTCGACTCCGTGGGCCTGGCCGGCAAGGAGGCGGAGACGGTCAGGAATCTCTCCCACGGCGAGCAGCGGCAGCTCGAGGTGGCTCTCGCGCTGGCGGGCCGGCCGCGGCTCCTGCTCCTCGACGAGCCCACGGCGGGGCTGTCGCCGGCCGAGTCGCAGATGATGAGCGCGCTGCTCCGGGGCCTCGATCCCGCCATGACCATCCTCATCATCGAGCACGACATGGACGTGGCCTTCGGGCTGGCCGACCGGGTGATGGTGCTGCACAATGGGCGGGTCGTGGCCGACGGGACCCGCGAGGCCGTGAGAGCCGATCCCCTGGTGGCCCAGATCTACCTGGGGACCGACTGA